Below is a window of bacterium DNA.
ACGCCTTGCGCGTCGAGCCCGAACTCGAACTTGGTGTCGGCGATCAGGATCCCGCGTTGCTCGGCGTAGGCGGCGGCCTCCCGGTACAGGCGCAGGCTCACTTCCCGGACCCGCTCCGCGAGCTCCCGGCCGAGAAGTCCCACCGCGGTGGCGAAATCGATGTTCTCGTCGTGGGCCCCCTGCTCGGCTTTCGTGGTGGGCGTGAAAATCGGTTCGGGCAGCCGCTCCGCGAGGGCGAGACCGGGTGGCAAGGGCACGCCGCAGATGGCGCCTTCTTCCCGATACGCCTTCCACCCGGAACCGGCGAGATAGCCGCGCACCACCGCTTCCACCGGCAGCGGCCGAAACCACCTGACCACCATGGCGCGGCCTTCGACCTGCTCGCGCTCGGCCGCATCGGGAAGTACCTCCGCGAGCGGCGTCGGGGCAAGATGATTGGGCACGAGGTGGCGCAGGCGCTCGAACCAAAACCGCGACAAGGTGGTCAACACGCGGCCCTTGCCAGGGATGGGATCGGGTAAGATAACGTCGAAGGCGGACAAGCGATCCGTGGTCACGATCAGCATCCGCTCCTCATCGATATCATAGAGATCGCGTACCTTGCCGCGCGAACGGAACCGGAGCGAGGGCAGGTTGGATTCGAACAGAGTGGTAGGAGAGGACATCGGGCGGATTCGCGTTGCGTGAAACTTTACAATCATCCAAGTTCAGAGTGTTAATGGCAAGCATGACGAGTTCGTCGGGACCGAACTTGGCCGCACGGAGTGCGGCCCGCAGGGCGAGAGGGCGTGTGTGGTCGTGAGCTGGTTCGGTAAGGTATTGGGAAGCGCGCTCGGGTTTTTCGTCGGCGGGCCTTTGGGGGCCTTGTTGGGCGCCCTACTTGGCCACAAGTTCGATCTGGAAACGGGGCGTGCACTACCCATCGGCGCGAACTTCGCGCCGGAACGCGGTCGCGTCCAAATGGCCTTCTTCACGGCGACCTTTTCCGTGATGGGACACCTCGCCCGTGCCGACGGTCGGGTATGCAAAGCGGAGATCGCCGCGGCCCGTTCCGTCATGGATCGTATGGCCCTTTCGGAAACCATGCGTCGCACCGCGATCGATCTCTTTACCCGCGGCAAGCGGGTGGATTTCCCCCTATACCGGGCGATCGAGCAATTTTATGACGAATGTCGCCGGCGCCATGCGCTGCTCAGGATCTTCCTGGAAATCCTGATCGAGTCCGCCCTCGCGGACGGCCCGATGAATCTCGACGAAGAGCGGGTGCTGGTCCGGATTTGTGATCAACTCCGTATCTCACGGTTCGAGTTCTACGCCATGAAGGCGCGGAAGGATGCTGCGATCCGCTTCGCCCGTGCCTACTGGCGTTCCTCGCGGTCCGGCGGGTACGATACGCCTCTCCGCAAGAGCGCCCCATGCACGGAAGATCCCTATGCGGTCCTGCAAGTCTCCCCGTCCGCCAGCGATGAGGAAATCAAACGCGCTTATCGCCGCCTCATGAGCCAGCACCATCCGGACAAACTCCTCGCCCAAGGGATGGCGGAAGCAACGGTACGGCTCG
It encodes the following:
- a CDS encoding phosphoribosylaminoimidazolesuccinocarboxamide synthase, whose product is MSSPTTLFESNLPSLRFRSRGKVRDLYDIDEERMLIVTTDRLSAFDVILPDPIPGKGRVLTTLSRFWFERLRHLVPNHLAPTPLAEVLPDAAEREQVEGRAMVVRWFRPLPVEAVVRGYLAGSGWKAYREEGAICGVPLPPGLALAERLPEPIFTPTTKAEQGAHDENIDFATAVGLLGRELAERVREVSLRLYREAAAYAEQRGILIADTKFEFGLDAQGVLHWIDEALTPDSSRFWPADAYRPGSSPPSFDKQFVRDYLESLGWDKKPPAPRLPDEVIVRTAEKYREAERRLTQA
- the djlA gene encoding co-chaperone DjlA, with amino-acid sequence MSWFGKVLGSALGFFVGGPLGALLGALLGHKFDLETGRALPIGANFAPERGRVQMAFFTATFSVMGHLARADGRVCKAEIAAARSVMDRMALSETMRRTAIDLFTRGKRVDFPLYRAIEQFYDECRRRHALLRIFLEILIESALADGPMNLDEERVLVRICDQLRISRFEFYAMKARKDAAIRFARAYWRSSRSGGYDTPLRKSAPCTEDPYAVLQVSPSASDEEIKRAYRRLMSQHHPDKLLAQGMAEATVRLANEKTQEIRKAYERIRRVRNL